The proteins below come from a single Polyangia bacterium genomic window:
- a CDS encoding protein kinase, giving the protein MFGKLLLLKQLAEGERGEVFAALRPVEIERFCALKVLPETSTRTPELVTALRAEASDLVRRIHGNVVQLYDIGMADQRLFFVSELVEGGDLAALIARLKQTQRPLPAELAVYVAMEVAAALQYLRHINDRQSAMAGAPLALSARSILLSTDGEVKVVHYGATLSRAAPRTEIIVPPELATTNNTANNNGATAASDVYLVGDLLWQMMTGARPDPALLAANPAASGDALMRLARSTLQGDPAQRPADCEKLRTALAGILRVLAAPTATPPNTQLKTLVRANFAGALIGDRAELGQLMKTVDPKRELAPPTWRVITLRRPDAGNTTAGRRPKLVTAPVDLAPGKVVPGTRYRIVSKIGEGGMGTVYAAEHVDIERKVALKVLRVDVAPDPETLQLFRQEARAASKIGSAYICDVTDFGEVPDGRVFFAMEYLEGESLGRVLRESTHVSPARTIGILRQVAKALGAAHEKSIVHLDVKPDNIMLIAQSKRTDAVKVVDFGIAGLLNQTAEQEEISGTPEYIAPERAGGHGYDRRSDIYALGVMAYEMLSGKVPFHGKNNIATLTMQVKDLPEPLGHHTAQQVPDALAALVMRMLEKDPAARPQTMAAVEALLCDAQIAAGLTTPWDDLELPAVDDEWRARLERRMPAPGRRARRTVIAAASGIATVAVAVALYLGVIRKPQVIVKEVRVELTNTDEAPAVASALLRADQAARRQRYVRPFDDSALHFIISAEEEASKTGRRSAGALGLRRAYASALTVIGNELLKAGLRDLALPKYKEALLFMPDDPELQRKAELLPEEIRTRERRPTTATTAVPPASSPTDNAKEAATRTFLAATQGHLSEARLALKTLADFDVGGVQRARLSDGLRTRAQAEWNVGHKDAARPLYQLIADLDPQDLDARERANEPPAAGSANPAATAMPAVFVGPPAPTATSVAGAAAKAKKKEAEADPDQPRDPVTSRKAAEIGLAALARGHLGEAEQAFNRAVRADAQNATAVGGLADVAFERAHYTEALDYARRASRLAPRNAKHLVLLGDAYFKLLRYDEATANYQKAHALAPNDQTIKDRIEKAATKLAK; this is encoded by the coding sequence ATGTTCGGCAAGCTGTTGCTGTTGAAGCAGCTTGCCGAAGGCGAGCGTGGCGAGGTCTTCGCCGCTCTGCGGCCGGTGGAGATCGAACGCTTCTGCGCGCTGAAGGTCTTGCCCGAAACTTCCACGCGCACCCCCGAGCTGGTCACCGCCCTGCGCGCCGAGGCGTCGGACCTGGTGCGGCGAATTCATGGCAACGTCGTCCAGCTGTACGACATCGGCATGGCCGACCAGCGCCTGTTCTTCGTCAGCGAGCTGGTCGAAGGCGGCGATCTGGCGGCGCTGATCGCCCGATTGAAACAAACCCAACGGCCTCTGCCCGCCGAGCTGGCGGTGTACGTGGCGATGGAGGTGGCGGCGGCGCTGCAGTACCTGCGTCACATCAACGACCGCCAATCGGCGATGGCAGGCGCGCCGCTGGCCTTGTCGGCGCGATCGATCCTGCTGTCCACCGACGGCGAGGTGAAGGTGGTTCACTACGGCGCCACCCTTTCGCGCGCTGCCCCGCGCACGGAAATCATCGTGCCGCCCGAGCTGGCGACCACCAACAACACGGCCAACAACAACGGCGCCACCGCAGCCAGCGACGTTTACCTGGTCGGCGATCTGCTGTGGCAGATGATGACCGGCGCGCGGCCTGATCCGGCGCTGCTGGCCGCCAACCCCGCCGCGTCGGGTGACGCCTTGATGCGCCTGGCGCGCTCCACGCTGCAAGGCGATCCGGCGCAGCGGCCGGCTGACTGCGAAAAACTGCGCACCGCCCTGGCCGGCATCCTGCGCGTGCTGGCCGCGCCGACCGCGACGCCGCCGAACACGCAACTAAAGACGCTGGTGCGCGCCAATTTTGCTGGCGCCCTGATCGGCGATCGCGCCGAGCTGGGCCAGCTGATGAAGACCGTCGATCCCAAGCGCGAGCTGGCCCCGCCCACCTGGCGGGTGATCACGCTCCGTCGACCCGACGCCGGCAATACCACCGCCGGCCGCCGGCCCAAGCTGGTCACCGCGCCGGTGGATCTGGCGCCGGGCAAGGTGGTGCCAGGCACGCGCTATCGCATCGTCTCGAAGATCGGCGAAGGCGGCATGGGCACGGTGTACGCCGCCGAGCACGTCGACATCGAACGCAAGGTGGCGCTGAAAGTGTTGCGCGTCGATGTGGCGCCCGATCCCGAGACGCTGCAGCTTTTCCGCCAGGAGGCGCGCGCCGCTTCGAAGATCGGCAGCGCGTACATCTGCGACGTCACCGACTTCGGCGAGGTCCCCGACGGCCGCGTCTTCTTCGCCATGGAATACCTGGAAGGCGAATCGCTCGGTCGGGTTTTGCGCGAATCGACGCACGTTTCGCCGGCACGGACCATCGGCATCCTGCGCCAGGTGGCCAAGGCGCTGGGCGCCGCCCACGAAAAGTCGATCGTTCACCTGGACGTCAAGCCCGACAACATCATGTTGATCGCCCAGAGCAAGCGCACCGACGCGGTCAAGGTGGTCGACTTTGGCATCGCCGGCCTTTTGAACCAAACCGCCGAGCAGGAAGAGATCTCGGGAACGCCGGAGTACATCGCCCCCGAACGCGCCGGCGGCCACGGCTACGATCGCCGCAGTGACATCTATGCGCTGGGCGTGATGGCCTACGAAATGTTGTCAGGCAAGGTCCCCTTTCACGGCAAGAACAACATCGCCACGCTGACCATGCAGGTGAAGGATCTGCCCGAACCGCTGGGTCACCACACCGCTCAGCAGGTGCCCGACGCGCTGGCCGCGCTGGTGATGCGCATGCTGGAAAAAGATCCCGCCGCCCGCCCGCAGACCATGGCCGCGGTCGAGGCGCTGCTGTGCGACGCCCAGATCGCCGCCGGGCTGACCACGCCCTGGGACGATCTGGAATTGCCCGCCGTCGACGACGAGTGGCGCGCGCGCCTGGAACGGCGCATGCCCGCCCCCGGCCGGCGGGCGCGACGGACGGTGATCGCTGCGGCCAGCGGCATCGCGACGGTGGCGGTGGCGGTTGCCTTGTATCTGGGCGTGATTCGCAAACCACAGGTGATCGTCAAAGAGGTGCGCGTCGAGCTGACCAACACCGACGAAGCGCCGGCGGTGGCGTCAGCGTTGTTGCGGGCGGATCAGGCGGCGCGGCGGCAGCGGTACGTGCGCCCGTTCGACGATTCGGCGTTGCACTTCATCATCAGCGCCGAGGAAGAGGCCAGCAAGACCGGGCGTCGCTCGGCGGGCGCGCTTGGTTTGCGGCGGGCGTACGCATCGGCGCTGACGGTGATCGGCAACGAGCTTTTGAAGGCCGGCCTGCGCGATCTGGCCTTGCCCAAATACAAAGAAGCGCTGCTGTTCATGCCCGACGATCCGGAGTTGCAGCGCAAGGCCGAGCTTTTGCCCGAGGAGATCCGCACCCGCGAGCGCCGCCCGACGACCGCCACGACCGCGGTGCCGCCGGCGTCCTCGCCCACCGACAACGCCAAGGAGGCGGCGACCCGGACGTTCTTGGCGGCGACCCAAGGACATCTGTCCGAGGCGCGGCTGGCCTTGAAGACGCTGGCTGACTTCGACGTGGGCGGCGTGCAACGGGCGCGGCTGTCCGACGGTCTCCGCACGCGCGCCCAGGCCGAGTGGAACGTCGGACACAAGGACGCGGCCCGCCCGCTTTATCAGTTGATAGCCGACCTGGATCCGCAGGATCTCGACGCGCGCGAACGAGCCAATGAGCCGCCCGCGGCGGGGAGCGCCAACCCCGCCGCGACGGCCATGCCCGCCGTGTTCGTCGGTCCGCCCGCGCCGACCGCGACGTCTGTCGCCGGGGCGGCGGCCAAGGCGAAAAAGAAAGAAGCGGAGGCGGATCCGGATCAGCCGCGCGATCCGGTGACTTCGAGAAAAGCCGCCGAAATCGGCCTGGCAGCGCTGGCCCGTGGACACCTGGGCGAAGCCGAACAGGCCTTCAACCGCGCCGTGCGCGCCGACGCTCAGAACGCGACGGCGGTGGGCGGCCTGGCTGACGTGGCCTTCGAACGCGCCCACTACACCGAAGCGCTGGACTACGCGCGCCGCGCCTCGCGCCTGGCCCCCAGGAACGCCAAGCACCTCGTGCTATTGGGCGACGCCTACTTCAAGCTGCTCCGTTACGACGAAGCGACGGCCAACTATCAAAAAGCGCACGCGCTGGCGCCGAACGATCAGACGATCAAAGACCGCATCGAAAAAGCCGCCACCAAGCTGGCCAAGTGA
- a CDS encoding serine/threonine-protein kinase, whose product MRTDGRRATLKYTLLAAGLVMAAVGLWQFESSRPAPADLIKAGAAVRDRVEQALDTAAAGLVPAASAAAALPELRSAWKMGADRTTFQDLLENEEWWIPYRAGYALSAVITDRGVVAALGARPAEATAIDMLKQARAAGTAAGVVRAADGRAFLGAAARLPAGKDNNAAAATADAPVVLLGAPLDQAILARVAGQAGDLVGLSDGKSLVGVTGPPATRGLVESLVGHEGNGPMMLAEGRIGVAWPLGERQWLLGVSPPVPPPAREWGGLLLALVGAALAVFALVVVRAPRRRAAQPSPSARGDEIPTPPSGMNPKAPVPVPTVPRPAGSRPVSGTQLLPSQLATTRPVDITGRAVSASPSASAVAVAPAPDATGGLTEMGRYRLIERIGEGGMAEIFFAAAYGAEDFVRHFVVKRMHAHLSRQRDVVNQFIDEARLQAGLVHSNIVPVFDFGKAGEEYFLALEYIHGRDLGKILQQHLELVGTPLSVPISFYVVHDVLEALAFAHSQTDKDGKPLDIVHRDVAPGNILISYRGEVKLTDFGIAKAERRVSRTEVGMVKGNACFMSPEQARGESVDVRSDIFSAGLVLYYCLTGQFLYGGETTINRLMRAAVGPATSQFNQIEELPAAAAAILQRALANDPAQRYQSAEEFKRELGPNIGNRRDMAELMDRLFPAGQRRDLRSGPETD is encoded by the coding sequence ATGAGAACTGATGGTCGGCGCGCGACGCTGAAATACACCCTGCTGGCGGCCGGGCTGGTGATGGCCGCTGTCGGCCTGTGGCAGTTTGAATCCTCGCGCCCGGCGCCCGCGGATCTGATCAAGGCCGGCGCCGCCGTCCGGGATCGCGTCGAGCAAGCGCTGGACACCGCGGCGGCCGGGTTGGTGCCGGCGGCGAGCGCGGCGGCCGCGCTGCCCGAGCTGCGCTCGGCATGGAAGATGGGCGCCGATCGCACGACTTTTCAAGATCTGCTGGAAAACGAAGAGTGGTGGATACCCTACCGCGCCGGCTATGCCTTGTCGGCCGTCATCACCGACCGCGGGGTGGTGGCGGCCCTCGGGGCGCGCCCGGCAGAGGCAACGGCGATCGACATGCTCAAGCAGGCGCGGGCCGCGGGCACGGCGGCGGGCGTGGTCCGGGCAGCCGACGGGCGGGCCTTCCTGGGCGCGGCGGCGCGGCTGCCGGCCGGCAAAGACAACAACGCCGCCGCAGCGACCGCTGACGCGCCGGTGGTCTTGCTGGGCGCGCCACTCGATCAGGCGATCTTGGCTCGCGTGGCCGGCCAGGCGGGAGATCTCGTCGGTCTGTCCGACGGGAAAAGTCTGGTCGGTGTGACCGGACCGCCGGCGACGCGCGGGCTGGTTGAATCGCTGGTGGGGCACGAAGGAAACGGCCCGATGATGCTGGCCGAAGGTCGCATCGGCGTGGCCTGGCCGCTCGGTGAGCGGCAGTGGCTGCTGGGCGTCTCGCCGCCGGTGCCGCCACCGGCGCGGGAATGGGGCGGTCTCCTGCTCGCCTTGGTGGGTGCGGCGTTAGCGGTGTTCGCGCTGGTGGTGGTTCGGGCGCCCCGCCGGCGTGCGGCCCAGCCATCGCCGTCGGCGCGAGGCGATGAGATCCCAACGCCGCCGAGCGGAATGAACCCCAAGGCGCCGGTGCCGGTGCCCACCGTGCCGCGCCCGGCGGGTTCACGACCGGTCTCGGGCACCCAGCTATTGCCCAGCCAGCTGGCCACCACTCGACCCGTCGACATCACCGGACGCGCGGTCTCGGCTTCGCCTTCGGCCTCGGCGGTCGCCGTCGCGCCGGCGCCGGACGCCACGGGCGGCCTGACCGAGATGGGCCGCTATCGCTTGATTGAACGCATCGGCGAAGGCGGAATGGCCGAGATATTTTTTGCCGCCGCGTATGGAGCGGAGGATTTCGTGCGCCACTTCGTGGTCAAACGCATGCACGCCCATCTTTCTCGCCAGCGGGACGTGGTCAATCAATTCATCGACGAAGCGCGCCTGCAAGCGGGGCTGGTCCATTCGAACATCGTCCCGGTGTTCGATTTCGGAAAGGCCGGCGAAGAATATTTTCTCGCGCTCGAATACATTCACGGGCGCGACCTGGGAAAGATCCTGCAACAGCACCTCGAGCTGGTGGGCACCCCGCTGTCCGTTCCCATCTCGTTTTACGTCGTTCACGACGTGCTGGAGGCGCTGGCCTTCGCCCACTCGCAGACGGACAAGGACGGCAAGCCGCTGGACATCGTTCATCGCGACGTCGCGCCGGGGAACATCCTCATCTCCTATCGCGGCGAGGTGAAGTTGACCGACTTCGGGATCGCCAAGGCCGAACGCCGGGTCAGCCGCACCGAGGTGGGCATGGTGAAGGGCAACGCCTGCTTCATGTCGCCCGAGCAGGCGCGCGGAGAATCGGTCGATGTGCGCAGCGACATTTTTTCGGCCGGGTTGGTCTTGTACTACTGCCTGACCGGCCAGTTTCTTTACGGCGGCGAGACCACCATCAATCGCCTGATGCGCGCGGCGGTGGGACCGGCCACCTCCCAGTTCAACCAGATCGAAGAGCTGCCCGCCGCCGCCGCCGCGATCTTGCAACGCGCGCTGGCCAACGATCCGGCCCAGCGCTACCAGAGCGCCGAGGAATTCAAACGTGAACTCGGTCCCAACATCGGCAACCGCCGGGACATGGCCGAACTGATGGACCGGCTTTTTCCGGCCGGGCAGCGTCGCGATCTGCGCTCCGGTCCCGAGACAGATTAG
- a CDS encoding TIGR02266 family protein — protein sequence MSDENDRRNQNRAPIELKVEYKRLNTFFYDYTKNISKGGTFIKTDKPLPIGTVFLFKLLVPARTEPLPLRGEVRWVVREGEPLPPEAPPGHDQGMGIRFVYDSAEQQRGLERVVEKMMVDSLGQLIYSRLVGAASDPRRGPIKDEKGRS from the coding sequence ATGTCCGACGAGAACGATCGGCGAAACCAGAACCGAGCGCCCATCGAATTGAAGGTCGAGTACAAGCGGCTGAACACCTTCTTCTACGATTACACGAAGAACATCTCGAAGGGTGGCACGTTCATCAAGACGGACAAGCCGCTGCCGATCGGGACGGTGTTCCTGTTCAAGCTGCTGGTCCCCGCCCGCACCGAGCCCCTGCCGCTGCGAGGCGAGGTCCGCTGGGTGGTGCGCGAGGGCGAGCCGCTGCCGCCCGAGGCGCCGCCCGGCCACGATCAGGGCATGGGCATCCGGTTCGTCTATGACAGCGCCGAACAGCAGCGAGGTCTCGAACGGGTGGTCGAGAAGATGATGGTCGACAGCCTGGGCCAGCTCATCTATTCGCGGCTGGTGGGCGCGGCCAGTGATCCCCGACGCGGCCCGATCAAGGACGAGAAGGGCCGGTCCTAG
- a CDS encoding cytochrome c peroxidase, producing the protein MGWRVPAAVLAIGLLGGCGKGWGGHCASGDDCFFSGDEWTLVSSLANVAASPPPADPSNEFLDPTQWDAVQSATDPADLPAIVRLGWRLYYDPRLSGDGADPKDSYSCPAPAPRLPGATTPELGISCATCHDPAHYGSDFTSQPSNVSNGAGWYDVNAQQTLNVARFFPVFYWNGRADALWSQAAQVMESSVSMNSRREKTLYLVAQCYLGDDDYQAVFGDLTSLNADVSQMGSYMAVPSASTAKTAAFRTAYDDARLCHPELPQTLAARVHANVAKAIGAYEWFLTSDRSRFDAFVNAGPASHVLNPSEKRGLKLFIGHAGCVNCHNSSLFSDRQFHDIGIGQAGNHVPTVPACETPGCDCRLPDAIADGGAGDAQVDSTATGAPAGVATGGACLPVGAFAGMQKLHAASSATSPSATTTFRQCPSTSAPSIPATTIFRRCTCLDNEFYLAHKADCDSGATIGDLHGCADEGPATYDDAGGAKPPARWLGAWRTPSLRDVAMTGPYMHDGSYATLADVVWHYDQALSDVSRDWGTSELAPLNLSDQDRTDLVAFLGTLTGRPGPSVLIGPPADTYAPTCLNGAAPASATLACPTDAGADATIDANGDGL; encoded by the coding sequence ATGGGGTGGCGTGTTCCAGCGGCGGTCCTGGCGATTGGTCTGCTCGGCGGCTGCGGCAAAGGCTGGGGCGGCCACTGCGCCAGCGGCGACGACTGTTTTTTCTCGGGCGACGAATGGACCTTGGTCTCGTCGCTGGCCAACGTCGCGGCCTCGCCACCGCCCGCTGATCCGTCCAACGAGTTTCTCGATCCCACCCAGTGGGACGCGGTCCAAAGCGCCACCGATCCCGCCGACCTGCCGGCGATTGTCCGGCTGGGTTGGCGCCTCTACTACGATCCGCGGTTGTCGGGCGACGGCGCCGACCCGAAAGACAGCTACAGCTGCCCGGCGCCCGCTCCCCGTCTGCCGGGAGCGACCACGCCCGAGCTTGGGATCTCGTGCGCCACTTGTCACGATCCCGCTCATTACGGCTCGGATTTCACCTCGCAGCCGTCCAACGTGTCGAACGGGGCCGGCTGGTACGACGTCAACGCCCAGCAGACGCTGAACGTCGCCCGTTTCTTCCCGGTGTTTTACTGGAATGGCCGGGCGGATGCCCTTTGGTCGCAAGCGGCGCAGGTCATGGAAAGCTCGGTCTCCATGAACAGCCGCCGAGAAAAGACGCTGTACCTGGTCGCGCAATGCTACCTCGGCGACGACGATTACCAGGCGGTGTTCGGCGACCTGACGTCGTTGAACGCGGACGTGTCACAGATGGGTTCGTACATGGCCGTCCCCAGCGCATCGACGGCCAAGACTGCCGCCTTCCGCACGGCCTACGACGATGCGCGCCTGTGCCATCCCGAGCTGCCGCAAACCCTGGCCGCGCGCGTGCACGCCAACGTCGCCAAGGCGATCGGCGCCTACGAATGGTTCCTGACCAGCGATCGTTCGCGGTTCGACGCCTTCGTGAACGCCGGTCCGGCGTCCCATGTTTTGAATCCGTCGGAGAAACGCGGCCTCAAACTTTTCATTGGCCACGCCGGGTGCGTGAACTGCCACAACAGCAGCCTGTTTTCCGACCGCCAGTTTCACGACATCGGCATCGGCCAGGCCGGCAATCACGTGCCGACGGTGCCGGCGTGCGAGACTCCGGGCTGCGATTGCCGCCTCCCCGACGCGATCGCCGACGGCGGCGCGGGCGACGCCCAGGTCGACAGCACCGCGACCGGCGCGCCCGCGGGCGTTGCCACCGGCGGCGCTTGCCTGCCGGTCGGCGCCTTCGCCGGGATGCAGAAGCTGCACGCCGCCAGCAGCGCCACGTCGCCGTCGGCAACCACCACGTTTCGCCAGTGCCCGTCCACCAGCGCGCCGTCGATCCCGGCGACCACCATCTTTCGCCGCTGCACCTGCCTCGACAACGAATTCTATTTGGCTCACAAAGCCGACTGCGACAGCGGCGCGACGATCGGCGATCTCCACGGGTGCGCCGACGAAGGTCCGGCGACCTACGACGACGCGGGCGGCGCCAAGCCACCGGCGCGCTGGCTGGGCGCGTGGCGGACACCCAGCCTGCGCGACGTGGCCATGACCGGCCCGTACATGCATGACGGATCGTACGCCACGCTGGCCGATGTGGTCTGGCACTACGATCAAGCGCTGTCGGACGTCAGCCGGGATTGGGGCACGTCGGAACTGGCGCCTTTGAACCTGTCCGATCAGGATCGCACCGATCTGGTGGCCTTCCTGGGAACGTTGACCGGCCGACCGGGACCGTCGGTGCTGATCGGTCCGCCGGCCGACACTTATGCCCCGACCTGTTTGAACGGTGCCGCGCCAGCCAGCGCGACGCTCGCCTGCCCCACCGATGCCGGCGCTGACGCGACGATCGACGCCAACGGAGACGGTCTTTGA